GTAGGTTCGTAGTAATGCGATTTATCGCACTGCTTCGCAGTGAGAAAAGGTCAACAACAGACATTGTCCCGCAAGTCCATACGCGACTTTCGAATTGCTCTACTACAAACCAAAGTTGGTACCCGTAATAATTTGGGAGTCGGTTAATCGGCTTTGATGTCAGCCCAGGTGGTTGTGAGTTTACCTGAAGGTTCAATATCAGCCGCTGTTGCTAATCCGTCATTCATGAGGGTTGCAATATCATCTTCGTCTAACGCGACCTTGAAGATGGCAACGTCGTCAACGATTCCGGCGAAGAACTCACCCCATTGACCGTGTTGCCCAGTGGCAAGATAAATACCGATTAGAAAGGGTTTATCGGTTAGCGGGTTCCTTCCTAAGTTTGGTGTCGTTACCCCTTCACCGATCTGATCGGCGTCTATATATACGCCGAACCCGTCACCGTCCCACGTAACAGCAACGTGATGCCAGTCTGTATCTGGCTTCCAAGGCGCATCTATAAAGTGAAGCGTGCCGCCGGGGTCATGCGTGTGATGTCGGATTCTACCGGCATCCCACCAAAATCCGGGTGCCCAATCATCTTTCGTTATCACAGCCATACCGCCACCGGGAGGCTTATCTAATTTAAACCAAAAGGCGATCGTATGTTCGGCACCCACATTCAAAGAATCATCGTGTTCAATCTCCACATAAGCATCCGAGCCATTAAGACTCAAACCTTTGCCAAACTTACCATCAACCCATTTGGCACCGCCCTCAATCGAGCCGTCGTTGCCCGTCCCGGAGGAATCTCCGGCTTTCTTACCATTTCCCTCATCAAAGAGCCACATTCCGACACAATCTGCAAAGTCAATTTCAGCAAAACTTGTACCTACAAACATTAGGCTCATCGCCATTAAACTGACACATAACAATTTTAACCCTGTAACTCTGGTTTTCATCTTTTGCTATCTCCTTCATCTATTCTCAGAGCGAAAGCCAACGAATTATCCACCGGCTATTCCTCAAAAGTGAGTCTCGCCCGATAGGTATTGGTCACTGAGGCAGCAAGACGCATCTGGCTTTCCTCTGTGTAATAATTGTATTATACGATTATACCATTTAGATGTTTCATGTGTCAAGTGCGCTTTTCGTGGTGTGTTTCGCATTTGGATTGATATTCAAGCAAATTTCTGTTATAATTGTGGACAAGATTACCGTTGCACCAAAACGCCCGTGTCCGTCGCCGTTTTTAAGTAATCTAGGAAAGGAAATATGCAAACATCTCATAAATACTTAGACCCAGTTGCCCTCTCTCGAATTGGCGGTATGGAACTCGTCGCGCGGCTCGTCGTTGAGGGATTTGTTACTGGGTTGCACAAAAGTCCGTACCAAGGGTTCAGCGTGGAATTCGCCGAACACCGGCAGTATATGCCCGGCGATGAGATCCGTTATATCGACTGGAAAGTCTATGGAAAATCGGATCGGTATTACGTCAAGAAGTTTGAAGAGGAGACGAATCTGCGCGCATATGTCCTTCTGGATACGAGTGCATCGATGAACTATAAGCACGCAGCGGAAGGATTGACGAAGTTTGAATACGGGTGTTATCTCGCGGCGACGCTCACCTATCTTATGCTGAAGCAACGCGACTCTGTCGGGTTGGCACTCTTCGACACGGACATTACGCAATACATTCCACCGAGGGGTGCCGCAACGCATCTACGAGCGATTATGTCGGCTTTGGAGAACGCTACGCCCGGTCAGGAGACCGAGTTGAGCAGCCTCTTCCATGAACTCGCCAAACGGATTGTGAGACGCGGTTTGGTGATTGTCATCTCCGATCTACTTGACGAACCCGCACAGGTCATCTCAGCCCTGAAACACCTCCGCCATCAGAAACATGAGGTTATCGTTTTCCACTTACTTGATCCCGCCGAACTTACCTTCCCTTATACCGGTTCTGTCGTCTTTCGGGACATGGAAACGGGGCAGACGCTTTCAACGCAGGCGGATACCCTGAAAGCAGATTATCTTGAAAAATTGAATCAGTTCATTCAGAGTTACCGTCGCGGGTGCGGCGCGAGTCAGATCGATTACGTTCAGCTGGATACCGCGACGCCGTTTGACTATGCACTGTCTGAGTACCTGTCCCGTCGAAAATAGACCTCGCTTCTATAATATCCCTACATTGATGATAACATCTTACGCAGCGGCAGAGGTGCGTTTGATGACCACAACCGTTAAATCATCATACTGTTCCGCGTCCTCAACGAATCTATTCACGTCTTCGACGATGTGTTGGATAACTTCCTCAGCGGTGTATTCGTTTGGTATCTGGGAAACCAATTCTATTAAACGTTCGGCTCCGTACATTTCTTCATCGGGGTTGAGGGCTTCGATGAGACCGTCGGAATGGAAGATCAGCATATCACCTTCAGATAAATCGAAAGCGGTAGATTCATATTGAACGCTTTTCATGCCACCGAGGGGCAGGTCACTATTTTCAATTTCAATAACTTCAGTGCCCCTTTTGAGGATTGGGTAGGGTTGCCCGCCGTTGGCGTAGTGGACCCGTTTCTCGGATTCGTTCAGAATTGCCAGGTTAAGCGCAATAAAACTGGGACCGTACATCCGAGGTGCTAACCCAGCATTGAGGTCGGTGAGGATCGCGTCGGCGTCGGATCTAAATCTGGCAACTTCGTGCAGCATTCCGTTCGTGAGCACGGCGTTCATTGCCCCGCGTAATCCTTTGCCTGCCGCATCTGCGACTGCAATAACGGTATGTCCATTTTCAACGGTCAGGTAATCGTAAAAATCGCCGCCCACCTGCGTTGCTGGGACCGACATCCCGGCAATATCAAATCCTTTTGTATCGGGGGATTCCGTGGGGAGTAGCCCCATTTGAATATTTTGTGCCTCGTCGAGTTCGGCACGGATTCGCTGTATCTCCGCTGCCTCCCTTTGCAACATTTCATTGCGAAGTTGGGCGGTGTGCCTCCGGCTGATGATCAAGCGGCCGACGAGCGCAAGGACAATGATCGTGAAGATAAGCGTGGGGAGATGGGTGCGCCACTGTGTCCAGAACGGTGATGGGATACTAAAGTCGACCACAGCAGGTGGATGCGTGTAGGGCCAGTCTTCGCGAAAAGCCTTAACGATGAAGCTATAGGTGCCGGCTTTAAGACCCGTATATCGTATGCATAAAACGCCATCTTGGTGTTGAAATCCCTGCTGAACACCGTTATTATGCGTGGCTTGTTGCGTTTCCAATCCGGATGCGGGGAACCATTTGTCGGATGAGGCACCGGAACCGGTGGGCAAAAGTGAGAACACCTCCGCTGAAAGCCTTGTCCATCCAGGGCTATCCAACCCGATAATTTTAAATTCATAGGAGAGCCGTTCTCGGAGCGGACTGATGCCGCGCACATAGAAGATGATGTGTTTGTTGCCACGTGCGGGTAAATGAATAGGCGATGAGAGTGCGGTATAGGTTTTATCGGTCCTTAGAGCAGTGAGTCGATAGAATGGGAGTCCCCCGCGCGTTGGAGTGTATTGTGTAACGCCGCCTTGGCTTGCAAACCAAATATCTTTGTCGGAGGATTCATAAATTTTCGAGATATTGTTATGTGCCAGACCGTCTTTTGTGGTGAGCGTATCAAAGGTTTTACCATCGTATCGGACGGTACCGCCGCCCTTTGTTGCGAACCATATACTGCCGCTACTATCCTCCATGACATCCTGCACATTGTCGACGAGGAATCCCTGTTTTCTCGAATGCTGAGATGTATTTTTGGTTGTATACGCTGTGAGTTCATTTCCATCGTAACGAACGGCACCCTGAGAGGTCGCGAGCCAGAGGACACCTTCGCGCGTCATTAAGGACACGTTTTCTGAAGCGAGTTCAATGTCTTCAGCTGTGATGAGTTCTTGGTCCCGATATTTCTTGAGAGCGTCCGGAAAGAGAAACGTAATTTCCTCCTTCTTTGCTGTTGGGTGCTGCCACGCACCGAGTGGGGCGGCACGGGAATGCCCGTTAAGCACAATCGGTGTGGTCGGATCAGAGACATTCCAGCGGATTAACTTTCCCGTCACAGCATTGAAAAACCATTTGGCACCCGATGGCATTTCGAACATCTTTGTTACTTTAATCAGATAGGGAAGTGTCTCAGGCTCAATATCTATAGACGTTGAGGGTCCAATCTTTTTTGGATAGGATTGCACTCTTCCGTTCTCATAAAGTACCCATAATTTTTCGGCATCCGTGTGCAAGGTATTTATACGGGAGTCGGCATGATCGATTTCCAAGGTTGTTTGAAAAGGGATTCTCTGGAATCGGTTTGTAAACCATAACAATCCTGCTGCGTCCGCTTTGAAAAGGTGTCCACCAAAAGCCAACCATCGGTGTTCCCCTTCGGTGACAAATAGATTCGGGTGCCTATCAGAAAGTCTCCTGGGGCGTCCGGTTTGGGGTTTGATAAAGATAGAAACTTGATCGAAGGACTTGTCGCCGTAGCGGAAGAACGTATATCGCGTCGCGTTTTCACCATATACCGGTTTATTGATGAACCAGATATATTTGCCGACTTCAAATATTTTAACAATATCTGTCCAAAGTGCGAAGGGTGACTTCCCTCTAATTCTACGACTGATTCCAGTACCGTGATTTTGGATGGCAGGGCTTGGGTTGAAGACTGTCACACCGTTGTCATGTCCGAACCACAAATCACCGTTAATTGCTTCAAGAATCGTCCGAATTCGGTCAATATCAAGCGCATTATTGACACTATAAGGGATTGACTTAAAAGTCGCGTCGTATTTTTCCGCCTCACCGCTTGCGTTCGTAAACCAAAAATTTCCCCGGGCGTCCTCAATTTCAAGAATCCCTCGCATGTGTCTGGGAGTCTGTAGTTGTGAACCGTCCCACCATCTTGTAATGCGCCCATCGCTAAACCAGAGTCGTCCTTTCGTGTCATTTTGGAATGCGGCTTGCCTCGGCGGTCTATACCGCCCAGAACCGGTCTGTGCTGAACGTAGCGGTAGAATCTGCTGAAAGGTTTGCCCATCGAACTTTAGGAGGAGATTATAGCCACCGAACCAAAGATTCCCGGAGGTGTCCTCCGTTACCGCCGCAATGTTAATCGCGGCGTTAGGGGGATTGTAACGCGTGAATCCAGTCTTCAGTTGGGGACGCCGTGTTTTAGCGTTTGGGTCATCACTCCCGCTGGGTTTCTCGTCTGGCCGACGCGTCTCACGAAAACTCAGAATTACAGCCTTTTTTTCCTGTGTGCCTTCACTACCGGCGAGCCAGAGGGTACTATCTTCGCTTTCGAAGATGACGTTTATTGTCAATGTTTCCGTTGACTGGCGTGGATCTTCGCTTCCAATCTCGTGCTGATGTGCCTCTGGCGGTTTTTGGACCCCTGGGGTAACATATTTCGTTAACCACTGGTTTTCACTTACCCACACGTCGCCCGCCTTGTCAACAATTAGGAAGTTTCCAGTTCCGATCCGTTTGACCGAAGTGCCGTCAAAACGGCTGACCTGACCCATTGTTTCTGAATCATCTCGGGTAAGGAACCAGATGTGTCCCCACTTATCTTCAGCAATTTGTCGCGTGCGTCCGAGCAGTGCCCCTGGTTGGACACCCGCGACTGTTATCTCCTCCGAAATGATTGGGACAGCCTTATAAGGCACGAAAGATTTGCCATCAAACCGGCTGACACCGCCTCTATCAGAACCCAACCAAAGCGTGCCTCGGCTGTCTTGAAAGATAACTGGGACTATCGGACCCACAAGACCATCAGCAGCCGAGTAGGTTGCTATCTGCTCGAAGGCAACAGAAGGTTCGATGAGAGTGAGGAGGCATAGAATTGGGATGAATGCGAATTTTGTTAAGCTACTCACTACAAACCACCTGTGATAGTTCAAAGCCGCGAAGTACTTGGAAGGTCTTTGTGGAGAAAGATTGAGTTCGAGAATAGCCCTTGAATCGGTGCGCGAGGATAAATCAGAAAAATCTGAAAATAACCTTGCTTTGCTAAAAAGATAACAGATTTGGGAAGCAGAGTCAAGAGAAATCAAACGCATTGACCCCTTAAAGGGATTGTGATACAATGCGAAATATCAACAGCGTAGGTAGAGGGACACAAGGACGATCAAACGTGAAAGGAGAGAACCATGAAGACATATCGGATCGGAATTTTGGGATGTAGAGGGCGCGGGACGGCAGCAGCACGGGCATATCATGCGCATCCACGGACCGAGATTGTTGGACTCTGTGATCTGATTCAGGAGCGTCTCGATACGCTCGGTGAAGAGGTCAACGTCACCGCACGGTTTACCGATTTAGATGAGATGATTCGGCAGACCCAACCCGACATCGTTGCGATTCCCACCGGCACGGAATTCCACTATGATCTGTGCATGCGCGTGCTGGAACATGGTGTCCATATTGAGGTCGAAAAGCCGATGTGTGTAGATCTCGTACAGGCGGATGCCGTTATTGCCAAAGCGAAGGAAAAAGGCGTGCAGATCGCCGTCCACCATCAAGGTAGAGTCGGTGCCCCTATGCAAGCGCTCTCACGAGCCTTTGATGCGGGCAAGATCGGTGCGTTGCGCTATATGTACGGCAGTGGGAAAGGCTACTACGGCGGCTACGGCTTGATGAACATCGGCACCCACATGCTCAACAACATGCTCCACTTCGGGAAACGTTGCCAGAGTATTGTGGCACACCTGACGACGGGCGGAAAACCGATTCTGCCGACAGACGTTGTGCCGTCGCCGAGTGGTATGGGGACAATCGCGGGCGAATATATCACGGCGACACTGCAGTATGAGGGCAATGTCACGGGTACCCTGCTCCAACACCGCTTTGACAAAATGGATACCAATGGGTATATTATGGAGCTTTACGGCACTGAAGGGAGGCTCTTCTGGGGACTCGGTGGCGCCTGGTGGCTACCGACACCGCACTATGTTCCTGACGGCACACACGACCAGTGGGAAGCGTTGGAACTTATCTATCCTGATCACTACGACTCTGAAGGTAGCGCGTCGGAAGCGGATTACTGGTTTGTGGAGGATTACGTCAATGCTTTAGATGAGGGCCGAGCCCATACATGCAGCGGGACCGAGGGACGACACATCATTGAGATGATGATGGGTATCTTTGAGTCAGCGGCTTACGGCACGAGCGTTGACCTTCCGCAATCCGATCGGCGACATCCCTTGTTACGCTGGCGTGAGGAAGCGGGGTTGGATTCACCTGCGGAGATGCCGAGAGCGTATTGGGATTGGCTCACGTTGGAATCCGAACGGATTAACTAACTTCCAGGAAATCAATTTTTTACTACTGGCGAGGTTTCCGAACCTCGCCCTTTTTATTTCGCTATCTGCGCGATAATTGCATTCGTCTCCAACCCCGATTCACCCGTACATCGGAATTGGATCGGTTCACCCGTCTTGAGGTGATTGACAAAATCCGCCACAAGCCCCGTGTGCGTGTAAGGGAATGGGGTTTGATTCATCGCAATCTGCTCATCGGATTTTTCAAGCGTCAGGTTCCCGCTATTCAACGGCGAACACCTTAAAGCTCCTTCCGTGCCGTAGACCTCAACGTCGTCAATCGAGACACCGACGTTCCAGTTGATGTTCGCAACGGCATGCGCGCCGCTCTTGAAACGGAGCGTAAACGCCGTAGAATCATCGACCGCAATATCCAGATGCACCGTCTCGGCGTAGCCTTGCACGGATTCAACCTCCCCCATCAGATACTGAAGGAGTGAGATACGGTGGCTCCCGAGATCCATCAGCACACCGCCGCCACTGACTTTTGGATCCACCCGCCACTTGTGCAGATCGTGCCGATTCGGATCATAGAAACCGGTATGATTAATCCGTGCTAGCACCACATCACCGATAACCCCTTCAGCCATCAACGCCTTCATCTTCACGATATTTGGATAGAAGTTGCGATAATAGGCGAGCATCAAGGTGACACCTGCGGCGTGGCAGGCATCCACCATCCGTTGGCACTCTTCAACCGTCATTGCCATCGGTTTCTCGCAGAGGACGTGCTTCCCCGCCGCTGCCACACGGAGCGTCTGTTCGCAGTGGAGATAGGGGTGCGTTGCGATGTAGATCGCATTGAGTTCGTCATCTGCAAGGAGTGCGTCTATATCGGTGTAGAATCGCTTCGCACCGTGTCTCTCGGCGAAGGATTCCGCTTTGGCGTGATCCCGTCGCATGACGGCGATGAGTTCCGAATCATCGACGGTGTAGAGGGGCGGTCCGCCCTTATATTCAGCGACATCTCCACAACCGAGTATTCCCCATCTGAGCGTTGCCATGAAACCTGTTCCTTTCTCAATTCAGAGTGTGGTCATTGCTGTTAGTATACTCTGAGGACGTAGATTTGTCAACTGTGCTTTTACAAGTTTTAGGACTATTCGGTTTTCTATACTTCAAGTTAATGGGTTCGTCGTAGGGAAACCATCTATTGCCCGTTGTCCTTCAGAACGTGCAATGAATCGCACGCCTACAAACTGAGGCGACTTGTCTATGGGAATCTTCTGCGTTGAATACTGGGTCGGAATCTGTTAGGATATTACGGAAAGAAAAGGAGGAATGGACAATGGCAAAAGCTACGAAACTTGAAAGGATTCATCCGTTTTTTATTGTGGACGACCTTGCGGCGTCAATCGACTTTTACACGCAGAAACTCGGTTTTGAGACGGATCTCCTCATCCCGGAAGAGGATCCATTTTTTGCGATCGTGAGTCGTGATAACGTGCGGATTCTTCTCAAACATATCGCCGAAGATATTCATCCAGTCCCGAACCATACCCGACACGAGTGGGCGAGATGGGAGGCTTTCATTCTGGTTTCTGATCCTGATGCATTGTTTGCGGAGTTTGAGTCCCGTGGATTGGCGTTCCATGAACCCCTCGCAGACACGGACGACGGTTTACGCGCCTTTGAACTCGAGGATTATGACGGGTATGTTTTGTGTTTTGGGAAACCGCTATGAAAATTTCATAGTAAGGGTTTGAGAAACGATCTTTGTAACCCTTTTTTCCGTAGAAGTTTGACGGCTTGACACCGTGGCGTTTGGTAAACTCAGCGACAGTGCGTTTGTGGATAAATCCTGTTTCCGCTTCCATGTTGCCGAGGAAATCGAGCAGAAGGGCGGACTCTGTGTAATTCAGGTCGTATTCGATGATACTATTGAAATGGCGATCAGAGACTCTTATCGCCGGGAGGGCGAATGTAAGGTTGGGGTTCAGCGGCTGCGGTGGAGTTGTCACCGGCTGCGGGTTTGTGTCGTATTGTTGCATAAGGAGGCTCCTAATTTTAGGGTTAACGGTTCAGTGATTCCTGGTAACACCTTCCTCGGGGTCCAGGTATCGCTACGGGAAATACCGGGTCTCCGCTGCTAAACCATGAGGACACATGGTTTAGCAGGAAATATAACAGCACCATAGCACCCCCTTTGTTGAAAGAAAAAGGCACGGCATGGCGAGCCAGAAAACGCCAGTATATTCGATATTTAATCTATATGGAGATACAGTGCCATGCAGATACAAAGCAAGTGCATAGCACTGTCTCCAGTGAAAATGCCTGTGTAAAAAAGTGGTATTGCATCGGTGTTTCGTTCCATCGAGGATGACGAAACATCCAAATCACAGCAACCCTACTGGTATAGGGGGGTTGGAGAAAGCATCCCCAGGAAGGGATTACCAGTGCTTTCTCCTCACCGATGCTATGATCAGACGGGTGTCTAAACACCCTGAACGGTTGGGTTCCCAACCATCCTGATAATATTATACTCAACTTTTTGATGAAAAGTCAAGTAAAAAGTATCAAGACCTATCAACACACAGCCCTGAAAACCGCTTGCGATATTCAAGGGTTCATGTTATGATAACAGGAGCAATACCACTACCGTCGTAGTGGATGGTATTGCGGAGGCCCGTTAAGGGTCTAGTGTCCAAACTTTTCCCCTTGACGGTGCCTCTAACATATATGATACCATCTGCTGCTCGTATGTGAATTTGAGCGACAGAGCTATCATAACATTAAAACCTAAAAATTTTGCAAACCTTTTCTTACAGAACTATTCAGTTTCAATAAATTTCCAGATTTCGCACCTGTTCTTAACGATCCGGATGGGTGCGAAAAATGAAAAACTGAATAACCCTGCTTTCAACACATCTCCGCTTGTAAACTTGTCCAAAGCAGAGTATAATAGACGAAAACTTGTGCTGAGGTTCTATGCCGCAGCACATCCGTCGGAGCGGGCATGGAGACTAACGGGAACAGGAAACGGAACCTTGTTAAACCGCATATCCTGCTGATTGGGTTGGTGCTCGTCGCTTTTAATAGCTACTGGTGTCTGATGGGGACAGAGGTGTGGCACTCTACGCAGTTGACGATCGCTTCTCTGTTCTTCAACGCCGTTTTTACCCTTCTCGTCTTCGTACTCGTCAATCTACTGTTCCAGCGATTCCTGCCGCGTCTGGCGATGTCGGAAGCGGATTTGCAAACCATCTATGTCATGGTCGTGATGGTATCGACGATCAGCGGACATACCATGATGGGGTACCTCATCCCCGTCCTCACGCATACATTTCAGTTCGCAACCCCCGAAAATGAATGGTTATCACTCTTTGGAAATAGTATCCCCAGTTGGATCGCAATCAAAAGCCCGCGTGTCTTAGACGGGTTCTACAACGGGGATTCTACCCTCTATGATTCTGCTACGCTGAACGCATGGATATCGCCGGTGCTTGCGTGGTCGAGTTTTGTTATCGCGCTCTGGTTGACGTTGTTGGCGGTAACGGTCTTTCTCCGTAGACAGTGGACAGAAAATGAACGGCTGAACTACCCAATCGTCCAACTCCCGTTGGCACTCACAAGCAACCCGAAACGCTTTTTTACTTCGCCGTGGATGTGGCTCGGCTTCGCGATTGCGGGGAGTGCAGAACTCCTAAATGGATTAAGTTTCCTGTTTCCAGAAATCCCCTCTCTACCGATTAGAAACAGAGTGCTTGGACAATTCAGTTCAAAGCCGTGGAGTGCGATGGGACCGATTCGCATCTCCCTCTATCCATTTAGCATCGGTTTGATGTTCTTCACGCCGCTGGATCTGTCGTTTTCGTGCTGGTTCTTTTGGTTACTGACCCGTCTTCAGATGATAGTGACGGATATGCTCGGCGCACGCGATATCTATCGGTTTGAACAGCAGACGGGGGCGTGGCTTGCGTTCGGATGCATCCCGTTATGGATGGGACGACGGCACTATGGACGTATCATCCGTAAAGTTTTCGGGATCGCACAACGTCGTGGCGAACCACCCCCTGACGATTCTGGGGAACCGATGCGCTACCGGACTGCGGCGGGACTCTTTACCGTCGGGTTGTTGTTCCTGTTCTTCTTCTGTTTCCAGATGGGGATGACCTTCTGGGCGATTGGTCTCTTTTTTCTGTTCTACTTTCCGATGATTATCGGTATTACCCGTATTCGCGCCGAAATCGGTCCACCACTCCATCAACTCATCCTTGTCGATCCCGGAAGGACGATGGTCACGGCGTTAGGCACACGTCGCTTAGGCACAGGCAATCTGATGGGCTTGACGTTCCTTTACCCATTTGTCCGCTGTTTCCGTGCGCATCCGACACCCAGTGAGCTGGAGGCGTTTCGCTTAGCGGAACGGAGTCAAATCGGGTATCGGCAACTACTCATCGGTATGATCTTGGCGATCGTGTTCGGTATCCTGATAACGTTCTGGGCATACCTACATGTCCTTTACGATATGGGTGTGGCAAGCAAGGCACGCGGCTGGATCGTCTATATGGGATGGGAGACGTTCAATCGCCTGCAAACATGGCTTGTCAGTCCACAGGAGACGGGCGTACCGGAACTCGGTGTTATCGGCAGCAGTTTCGTCTTCACGATATTCCTGATGATTATGAAGATCCGATTTCTCTGGTGGCCGTTACACCCTGCCGGTTATGTGTTAATCAGTGGCTCTGGAATGGGAAGATTGTGGTTTACAATCTTCTTGGGTTGGTTAGCGAAGGCGATCGTGTTGAAGGTTGGCGGCGTGAAACTCTACCGACAAGCGATACCCTTCTTTTTGGGGCTCATTTTAGGGGATTACACGCTCGGCTGTGTCTGGAGCCTCATCGGACTGGTGCTGGAGATACCGACGTATATTGTGTGGCATTAGACCTTGCCAACTTACGCTAAACAGGGTATAATATACGGAAACTTCTGCTGAGGTGCTACGCAGTTGAGCGACGTTCCGAAAACACATCCCCGGTACCTTTCATTGGCATTACGTGATACTATCGTTGCAGGCGTGGAACAAGGCATTACCTCTATCCACGGACTCATCGCGCATGGACGCGGAGAGGCTTTCGATTACCTCATCGGCGAGGCGACGCAACCCTTTGCCAGGGAGGCAATCCGCGCCGCCGCGGCGATGCTCCGTCTGTCAGAGCATCCTATCATCTCCGTCAACGGAAATGTTGCAGCACTGGCACCCGAGGCACTCATTGAACTCGGACACGTTCTGAACGCGCCGCTTGAGGTCAATATCTTCCACACGGAAACGGGACGCGAACAGAGAATCCGAGAACATCTACTGAAGCACGGCGCACCGGATATACTCATGCCGACCACCGAGGCACAACTCGCCTATATCGACTCCAATCGAAAGTTC
The nucleotide sequence above comes from Candidatus Poribacteria bacterium. Encoded proteins:
- a CDS encoding LamG domain-containing protein, with the translated sequence MKTRVTGLKLLCVSLMAMSLMFVGTSFAEIDFADCVGMWLFDEGNGKKAGDSSGTGNDGSIEGGAKWVDGKFGKGLSLNGSDAYVEIEHDDSLNVGAEHTIAFWFKLDKPPGGGMAVITKDDWAPGFWWDAGRIRHHTHDPGGTLHFIDAPWKPDTDWHHVAVTWDGDGFGVYIDADQIGEGVTTPNLGRNPLTDKPFLIGIYLATGQHGQWGEFFAGIVDDVAIFKVALDEDDIATLMNDGLATAADIEPSGKLTTTWADIKAD
- a CDS encoding DUF58 domain-containing protein, whose product is MQTSHKYLDPVALSRIGGMELVARLVVEGFVTGLHKSPYQGFSVEFAEHRQYMPGDEIRYIDWKVYGKSDRYYVKKFEEETNLRAYVLLDTSASMNYKHAAEGLTKFEYGCYLAATLTYLMLKQRDSVGLALFDTDITQYIPPRGAATHLRAIMSALENATPGQETELSSLFHELAKRIVRRGLVIVISDLLDEPAQVISALKHLRHQKHEVIVFHLLDPAELTFPYTGSVVFRDMETGQTLSTQADTLKADYLEKLNQFIQSYRRGCGASQIDYVQLDTATPFDYALSEYLSRRK
- a CDS encoding SpoIIE family protein phosphatase, with the translated sequence MRLISLDSASQICYLFSKARLFSDFSDLSSRTDSRAILELNLSPQRPSKYFAALNYHRWFVVSSLTKFAFIPILCLLTLIEPSVAFEQIATYSAADGLVGPIVPVIFQDSRGTLWLGSDRGGVSRFDGKSFVPYKAVPIISEEITVAGVQPGALLGRTRQIAEDKWGHIWFLTRDDSETMGQVSRFDGTSVKRIGTGNFLIVDKAGDVWVSENQWLTKYVTPGVQKPPEAHQHEIGSEDPRQSTETLTINVIFESEDSTLWLAGSEGTQEKKAVILSFRETRRPDEKPSGSDDPNAKTRRPQLKTGFTRYNPPNAAINIAAVTEDTSGNLWFGGYNLLLKFDGQTFQQILPLRSAQTGSGRYRPPRQAAFQNDTKGRLWFSDGRITRWWDGSQLQTPRHMRGILEIEDARGNFWFTNASGEAEKYDATFKSIPYSVNNALDIDRIRTILEAINGDLWFGHDNGVTVFNPSPAIQNHGTGISRRIRGKSPFALWTDIVKIFEVGKYIWFINKPVYGENATRYTFFRYGDKSFDQVSIFIKPQTGRPRRLSDRHPNLFVTEGEHRWLAFGGHLFKADAAGLLWFTNRFQRIPFQTTLEIDHADSRINTLHTDAEKLWVLYENGRVQSYPKKIGPSTSIDIEPETLPYLIKVTKMFEMPSGAKWFFNAVTGKLIRWNVSDPTTPIVLNGHSRAAPLGAWQHPTAKKEEITFLFPDALKKYRDQELITAEDIELASENVSLMTREGVLWLATSQGAVRYDGNELTAYTTKNTSQHSRKQGFLVDNVQDVMEDSSGSIWFATKGGGTVRYDGKTFDTLTTKDGLAHNNISKIYESSDKDIWFASQGGVTQYTPTRGGLPFYRLTALRTDKTYTALSSPIHLPARGNKHIIFYVRGISPLRERLSYEFKIIGLDSPGWTRLSAEVFSLLPTGSGASSDKWFPASGLETQQATHNNGVQQGFQHQDGVLCIRYTGLKAGTYSFIVKAFREDWPYTHPPAVVDFSIPSPFWTQWRTHLPTLIFTIIVLALVGRLIISRRHTAQLRNEMLQREAAEIQRIRAELDEAQNIQMGLLPTESPDTKGFDIAGMSVPATQVGGDFYDYLTVENGHTVIAVADAAGKGLRGAMNAVLTNGMLHEVARFRSDADAILTDLNAGLAPRMYGPSFIALNLAILNESEKRVHYANGGQPYPILKRGTEVIEIENSDLPLGGMKSVQYESTAFDLSEGDMLIFHSDGLIEALNPDEEMYGAERLIELVSQIPNEYTAEEVIQHIVEDVNRFVEDAEQYDDLTVVVIKRTSAAA
- a CDS encoding Gfo/Idh/MocA family oxidoreductase — encoded protein: MKTYRIGILGCRGRGTAAARAYHAHPRTEIVGLCDLIQERLDTLGEEVNVTARFTDLDEMIRQTQPDIVAIPTGTEFHYDLCMRVLEHGVHIEVEKPMCVDLVQADAVIAKAKEKGVQIAVHHQGRVGAPMQALSRAFDAGKIGALRYMYGSGKGYYGGYGLMNIGTHMLNNMLHFGKRCQSIVAHLTTGGKPILPTDVVPSPSGMGTIAGEYITATLQYEGNVTGTLLQHRFDKMDTNGYIMELYGTEGRLFWGLGGAWWLPTPHYVPDGTHDQWEALELIYPDHYDSEGSASEADYWFVEDYVNALDEGRAHTCSGTEGRHIIEMMMGIFESAAYGTSVDLPQSDRRHPLLRWREEAGLDSPAEMPRAYWDWLTLESERIN
- a CDS encoding Gfo/Idh/MocA family oxidoreductase; its protein translation is MATLRWGILGCGDVAEYKGGPPLYTVDDSELIAVMRRDHAKAESFAERHGAKRFYTDIDALLADDELNAIYIATHPYLHCEQTLRVAAAGKHVLCEKPMAMTVEECQRMVDACHAAGVTLMLAYYRNFYPNIVKMKALMAEGVIGDVVLARINHTGFYDPNRHDLHKWRVDPKVSGGGVLMDLGSHRISLLQYLMGEVESVQGYAETVHLDIAVDDSTAFTLRFKSGAHAVANINWNVGVSIDDVEVYGTEGALRCSPLNSGNLTLEKSDEQIAMNQTPFPYTHTGLVADFVNHLKTGEPIQFRCTGESGLETNAIIAQIAK
- a CDS encoding phosphopantothenate/pantothenate synthetase encodes the protein MSDVPKTHPRYLSLALRDTIVAGVEQGITSIHGLIAHGRGEAFDYLIGEATQPFAREAIRAAAAMLRLSEHPIISVNGNVAALAPEALIELGHVLNAPLEVNIFHTETGREQRIREHLLKHGAPDILMPTTEAQLAYIDSNRKFVHPEGIFKADVVFVPLEDGDRCEALRKMGKAVVTVDLNPMSRTAKQASITIVDNVVRALPLLCEEIRNFSDPSAQDTLKRYRNQAVLQEALRHISRSGNG